Genomic window (Tissierellales bacterium):
AATTTAATCTCAATATCTACTCCTGCAGGTAAATTTAATTTCATTAAGGAATCAACAGTTTTTTGATTCGGATTTAAAATATCAATTAATCTTTTGTGAGTCCTTTGTTCAAATTGCTCTCTAGAATCTTTGTATTTGTGCACTGCCCTTAGTACTGTAATAACTTCCTTTTCAGTTGGTAGTGGAATAGGTCCAGATACAGTTGCACCAGTTCTTT
Coding sequences:
- the rpsJ gene encoding 30S ribosomal protein S10, which codes for MSEKVKGKQKIRIRLKAYDYELIDVSAQKIVETAKRTGATVSGPIPLPTEKEVITVLRAVHKYKDSREQFEQRTHKRLIDILNPNQKTVDSLMKLNLPAGVDIEIKL